One window of Papaver somniferum cultivar HN1 chromosome 9, ASM357369v1, whole genome shotgun sequence genomic DNA carries:
- the LOC113311147 gene encoding uncharacterized protein LOC113311147: protein MQRYQQLVKEYPMKIRSLIWRNVGRDSNRHADALAFIASMIEDPKIEHIMIERLMQPSVNREERESKVMMVEEGSTRISNNDWRAPIYNYLMKGDLPRDRQEANKIKSKSTNYEVREGVLYRRSYLGPLMRCLSQKEGIEIMKSIHYGDAGNHSGTRSLDLKTRTQGYFWPYMHKDAKDISTRCEACQRFGKRIHASSTSLNSILSVWPFSMWGIDIVGPFVTGTKQRRRKCKNVVQCIQNSISEVDSVYPQSNGKAEATNKTLANTLKNSWMVIIKDGVNRSQMWYGPIEPPGEMQPECHPFVLTYGAEAVLPSKVILPTWENGLNSDLFLAKLDDLEENREIALQHMMNYHQRLSREYNKRVKPRSFVPGELVLREIPPYQKGSGGKLDSTWEGPYIVKRVVGNGAYELADCEGKDTNEEGNIIYGEIERQGRKLDHPWNPVYIKK from the exons ATGCAAAGGTATCAGCAACTCGTGAAAGAATATCCAATGAAGATAAGAAGCCTTATTTGGAGGAACGTAGGCCGAGATAGTAACAGACATGCGGATGCACTTGCTTTTATAGCTTCAATGATTGAAGATCCAAAAATCGAACACATCATGATTGAACGGTTAATGCAACCCTCAGTAAACAGAGAAGAAAGGGAGTCCAAAGTGATGATGGTCGAAGAAGGAAGTACAAGAATAAGCAATAATGATTGGCGAGCCCCCATATATAACTATTTAATGAAAGGAGATCTCCCACGAGATAGGCAAGAGGCAAATAAAATCAAAAGTAAGTCCACAAATTATGAGGTGAGAGAAGGAGTCTTGTATAGACGATCATATTTGGGCCCGCTGATGAGATGCTTGTCACAAAAGGAGGGGATAGAAATTATGAAATCAATTCACTACGGGGACGCTGGTAATCACAGTGGAACCAGGTCATTAGATCTCAAAACTAGGACACAAGGATACTTTTGGccatatatgcacaaagatgcaaAGGACATCTCCACGAGATGCGAAGCATGTCAGAGATTTGGGAAAAGGATACATGCATCATCCACGAGCTTAAACTCCATATTAAGTGTTTGGCCCTTCTCCATGTGGGGAATtgatattgtgggaccatttgTAACCGGGACAAAGCAAAGGAG GAGAAAATGTAAGAATGTTGTTCAATGCATTCAAAATTCAATTTCGGAAGTCGATTCCGTATACCCACAAAGCAACGGGAAAGCAGAGGCTACTAACAAGACACTAGCAAACACATTGAAAAACAGTTGGATGGTCATCATAAAGGATGGTGTGAACAGATCCCAAATGTGGTATGGTCCTATAGAACCACCCGGCGAGATGCAACCGGAATGTCACCCTTTTGTGTTGACGTATGGAGCTGAGGCGGTGTTGCCTTCCAAAGTCATCCTTCCAACATGGGAGAATGGGCTAAATTCAGATTTGTTCTTAGCAAAGTTGGACGATCTCGAGGAAAATAGGGAAATTGCGTTACAACATATGATGAATTACCATCAGAGGCTGTCAAGGGAATATAACAAAAGGGTAAAACCTCGAAGCTTTGTACCCGGAGAGCTTGTGCTACGAGAAATACCCCCATACCAAAAGGGATCAGGAGGAAAGTTAGATTCTACGTGGGAAGGACCCTATATCGTGAAAAGGGTAGTTGGCAATGGGGCGTACGAGTTAGCGGATTGTGAAGGGAAAGACACAAACGAAGAAGGAAATATAATATATGGCGAGATCGAAAGGCAAGGTCGAAAATTAGACCATCCTTGGAATCCAGTGTATATCAAAAAATAA
- the LOC113310475 gene encoding G-type lectin S-receptor-like serine/threonine-protein kinase At1g11410 isoform X2 gives MDAIRNNSGIFLCVVLFSFAMCSKPHHIIAADTISSGDSLTGNQTIISKRDRFVLGFFRPASRTLNTTQVVLGDDGNLVLRDGSNPSVVIWQSFDYPAYTWLPGAKIGFNKKTNQSQTLTSWRSREDPAMGLYSFESGPSGTSQYALYWNNSIIYWNSGEWHEKSKFFVSAPEMRLNYIFNYSCVSNVNESYFTYSLYNNSIISRFVMDFTGRVQQLTWSQTTQRWDLFWSVPKRPCEAFGNCGPFGYCNQDTWSCECLPGFVPRSPPDWSLQDSTGGCVRSTPLKCRSKDSFSPVPVSNLPIPRFDQRMLTAEICKSACEDTCSCYAYAFDYGCELWEDGDIINLINITSSRTPQLFYLRRAATKIYSLSPVSSSLEPVSTFEVRKSIVWKIVVPVFLLVGVSGYIYLFKRNKANKRGSLKGLHGVLTDLLKFNPTYNGVPIANMFDDGKTKGETQDLQIFNLACLANATNNFSLKNKLGEGGFGPVYKGKLPNEKEIAVKRLSKSSGQGIEEFKNEVLLISKLQHRNLVKLLGCCVEGEEYMLIYEYMSKGSLDAFLFDPKKKAQLDWDKRFNIIGGIAHGLLYLHRDSRLRVIHRDLKVSNILLDENMNPKISDFGMARIFGGDQAIDNTNRVVGTFGYMSPEYITKGTFSEKSDVFSFGVLILEIVSSKSNNSFDNPEQPLDNLLLHTWRLWSEGKWSEVVDEGLGDLYCPIEVMKCVHIGLLCVQNGAINRPTMAEVDFMLTGETDRPIPKEPPYTFTTSSDKPGSSNNNVTLSSIEGR, from the exons ATGGATGCAATAAGAAATAATTCAGGGATTTTTCTCTGTGTTGTACTTTTTAGTTTTGCCATGTGCAGTAAACCCCATCATATAATTGCTGCGGATACAATTTCTTCTGgtgattctctaactggaaatcAAACTATTATATCAAAGCGTGATAGATTTGTATTGGGTTTCTTCAGACCAG CTTCAAGGACTCTGAATACAACTCAAGTAGTTCTTGGCGACGATGGAAATCTTGTTTTAAGAGATGGGTCGAATCCATCAGTTGTAATTTGGCAGAGTTTTGACTATCCAGCATATACTTGGTTACCTGGTGCAAAAATTGGGTTTAATAAAAAAACTAACCAAAGCCAAACGCTTACTTCATGGAGAAGTCGAGAAGATCCAGCCATGGGACTTTACAGCTTTGAATCAGGGCCAAGTGGAACAAGTCAGTATGCTTTATACTGGAACAACTCCATAATATACTGGAACAGTGGGGAGTggcatgaaaaatcaaaattttttgTTTCGGCTCCTGAGATGAGATTAAATTACATTTTTAATTATAGTTGCGTTTCAAATGTAAATGAGAGTTATTTTACTTATTCACTTTACAACAATTCTATTATTTCTAGATTTGTTATGGATTTTACTGGACGAGTCCAGCAACTTACATGGTCACAGACAACGCAAAGGTGGGATTTGTTTTGGTCTGTACCCAAACGACCATGTGAGGCTTTTGGTAATTGTGGACCTTTTGGCTACTGCAACCAGGATACTTGGAGTTGTGAGTGTTTACCGGGTTTCGTCCCACGATCTCCTCCGGATTGGAGTCTCCAGGATTCAACTGGCGGGTGTGTTAGGAGCACGCCGTTGAAATGTAGGAGTAAAGATAGTTTCTCACCAGTGCCAGTATCAAATTTGCCTATCCCCCGGTTTGATCAACGAATGCTTACCGCTGAAATATGCAAGTCAGCTTGCGAGGATACATGTTCTTGTTATGCTTACGCTTTTGACTATGGGTGTGAATTGTGGGAGGATGGAGATATAATAAATTTAATTAATATTACATCATCTCGCACTCCACAACTTTTCTATCTCAGACGTGCAGCTACCAAAATCTACAGTCTCTCACCTGTCTCTAGCAGCCTCGAACCCGTTTCTACTTTTGAAG TCAGAAAGTCGATAGTTTGGAAGATCGTCGTACCTGTTTTCCTTTTGGTGGGAGTCTCAGGATACATTTATCTGTTCAAGAGAAATAAGGCTAATAAAAGAg GAAGTTTGAAAGGACTCCACGGCGTGCTGACTGATTTGTTGAAATTCAATCCTACATACAACGGCGTTCCAATTGCAAACATGTTTGATGATGGTAAAACAAAAGGAGAAACACAAGACTTGCAAATATTTAACCTTGCTTGTTTAGCCAATGCTACAAACAACTTTAGCTTGAAAAATAAGTTGGGAGAAGGAGGTTTTGGACCAGTTTACAAG GGTAAACTACCAAACGAGAAGGAAATAGCAGTGAAAAGATTGTCTAAAAGCTCTGGGCAGGGGATTGAAGAGTTCAAGAATGAAGTTTTGTTGATCTCAAAACTTCAACACCGTAACCTTGTAAAATTGTTGGGTTGCTGCGTTGAAGGAGAAGAATACATGTTAATATATGAGTACATGTCCAAGGGAAGCCTGGATGCATTTCTATTTG ATCCAAAGAAGAAAGCACAGCTAGATTGGGATAAACGCTTCAATATTATTGGAGGGATTGCTCATGGTCTTCTTTACCTTCACCGTGATTCTCGTTTAAGAGTTATTCATAGAGATCTCAAAGTCAGTAACATtctattagatgaaaacatgaacCCAAAGATATCAGACTTTGGAATGGCACGGATATTTGGTGGTGACCAAGCTATAGATAATACCAACAGGGTCGTTGGTACATT TGGTTACATGTCTCCGGAGTATATAACGAAAGGCACATTTTCGGAAAAGTCAGATGTCTTTAGTTTCGGAGTGTTGATACTAGAAATTGTTAGCAGTAAGAGTAATAACAGCTTTGATAACCCTGAACAACCCTTAGACAACCTTCTGCTTCAT ACTTGGAGACTCTGGAGTGAAGGAAAATGGTCAGAGGTTGTTGATGAGGGTTTGGGTGATTTATATTGTCCAATAGAAGTGATGAAATGTGTACATATTGGTCTGTTATGTGTTCAGAATGGTGCAATTAATAGGCCAACCATGGCTGAAGTGGATTTCATGCTCACCGGTGAAACTGATCGTCCAATTCCCAAAGAACCTCCATATACTTTCACAACATCATCAGATAAGCCAGGATCCTCAAATAACAATGTCACTTTAAGTTCGATTGAAGGTCGATAG
- the LOC113310475 gene encoding G-type lectin S-receptor-like serine/threonine-protein kinase RKS1 isoform X1, which produces MDAIRNNSGIFLCVVLFSFAMCSKPHHIIAADTISSGDSLTGNQTIISKRDRFVLGFFRPGTSQNYYIGIWYSYNRVSVQTVVWVANRDAPLRDPTSSMLTLLDGNLVLLSGFSNTPIWSTNLASRTLNTTQVVLGDDGNLVLRDGSNPSVVIWQSFDYPAYTWLPGAKIGFNKKTNQSQTLTSWRSREDPAMGLYSFESGPSGTSQYALYWNNSIIYWNSGEWHEKSKFFVSAPEMRLNYIFNYSCVSNVNESYFTYSLYNNSIISRFVMDFTGRVQQLTWSQTTQRWDLFWSVPKRPCEAFGNCGPFGYCNQDTWSCECLPGFVPRSPPDWSLQDSTGGCVRSTPLKCRSKDSFSPVPVSNLPIPRFDQRMLTAEICKSACEDTCSCYAYAFDYGCELWEDGDIINLINITSSRTPQLFYLRRAATKIYSLSPVSSSLEPVSTFEVRKSIVWKIVVPVFLLVGVSGYIYLFKRNKANKRGSLKGLHGVLTDLLKFNPTYNGVPIANMFDDGKTKGETQDLQIFNLACLANATNNFSLKNKLGEGGFGPVYKGKLPNEKEIAVKRLSKSSGQGIEEFKNEVLLISKLQHRNLVKLLGCCVEGEEYMLIYEYMSKGSLDAFLFDPKKKAQLDWDKRFNIIGGIAHGLLYLHRDSRLRVIHRDLKVSNILLDENMNPKISDFGMARIFGGDQAIDNTNRVVGTFGYMSPEYITKGTFSEKSDVFSFGVLILEIVSSKSNNSFDNPEQPLDNLLLHTWRLWSEGKWSEVVDEGLGDLYCPIEVMKCVHIGLLCVQNGAINRPTMAEVDFMLTGETDRPIPKEPPYTFTTSSDKPGSSNNNVTLSSIEGR; this is translated from the exons ATGGATGCAATAAGAAATAATTCAGGGATTTTTCTCTGTGTTGTACTTTTTAGTTTTGCCATGTGCAGTAAACCCCATCATATAATTGCTGCGGATACAATTTCTTCTGgtgattctctaactggaaatcAAACTATTATATCAAAGCGTGATAGATTTGTATTGGGTTTCTTCAGACCAGGTACGTCTCAGAATTACTATATAGGTATTTGGTACTCATACAATAGAGTCTCAGTTCAAACTGTTGTCTGGGTTGCTAACAGAGATGCACCTCTTCGTGATCCAACTTCTTCAATGTTAACACTTTTAGATGGAAACTTAGTTTTACTTAGTGGTTTTAGTAATACTCCAATTTGGTCTACTAATTTAGCTTCAAGGACTCTGAATACAACTCAAGTAGTTCTTGGCGACGATGGAAATCTTGTTTTAAGAGATGGGTCGAATCCATCAGTTGTAATTTGGCAGAGTTTTGACTATCCAGCATATACTTGGTTACCTGGTGCAAAAATTGGGTTTAATAAAAAAACTAACCAAAGCCAAACGCTTACTTCATGGAGAAGTCGAGAAGATCCAGCCATGGGACTTTACAGCTTTGAATCAGGGCCAAGTGGAACAAGTCAGTATGCTTTATACTGGAACAACTCCATAATATACTGGAACAGTGGGGAGTggcatgaaaaatcaaaattttttgTTTCGGCTCCTGAGATGAGATTAAATTACATTTTTAATTATAGTTGCGTTTCAAATGTAAATGAGAGTTATTTTACTTATTCACTTTACAACAATTCTATTATTTCTAGATTTGTTATGGATTTTACTGGACGAGTCCAGCAACTTACATGGTCACAGACAACGCAAAGGTGGGATTTGTTTTGGTCTGTACCCAAACGACCATGTGAGGCTTTTGGTAATTGTGGACCTTTTGGCTACTGCAACCAGGATACTTGGAGTTGTGAGTGTTTACCGGGTTTCGTCCCACGATCTCCTCCGGATTGGAGTCTCCAGGATTCAACTGGCGGGTGTGTTAGGAGCACGCCGTTGAAATGTAGGAGTAAAGATAGTTTCTCACCAGTGCCAGTATCAAATTTGCCTATCCCCCGGTTTGATCAACGAATGCTTACCGCTGAAATATGCAAGTCAGCTTGCGAGGATACATGTTCTTGTTATGCTTACGCTTTTGACTATGGGTGTGAATTGTGGGAGGATGGAGATATAATAAATTTAATTAATATTACATCATCTCGCACTCCACAACTTTTCTATCTCAGACGTGCAGCTACCAAAATCTACAGTCTCTCACCTGTCTCTAGCAGCCTCGAACCCGTTTCTACTTTTGAAG TCAGAAAGTCGATAGTTTGGAAGATCGTCGTACCTGTTTTCCTTTTGGTGGGAGTCTCAGGATACATTTATCTGTTCAAGAGAAATAAGGCTAATAAAAGAg GAAGTTTGAAAGGACTCCACGGCGTGCTGACTGATTTGTTGAAATTCAATCCTACATACAACGGCGTTCCAATTGCAAACATGTTTGATGATGGTAAAACAAAAGGAGAAACACAAGACTTGCAAATATTTAACCTTGCTTGTTTAGCCAATGCTACAAACAACTTTAGCTTGAAAAATAAGTTGGGAGAAGGAGGTTTTGGACCAGTTTACAAG GGTAAACTACCAAACGAGAAGGAAATAGCAGTGAAAAGATTGTCTAAAAGCTCTGGGCAGGGGATTGAAGAGTTCAAGAATGAAGTTTTGTTGATCTCAAAACTTCAACACCGTAACCTTGTAAAATTGTTGGGTTGCTGCGTTGAAGGAGAAGAATACATGTTAATATATGAGTACATGTCCAAGGGAAGCCTGGATGCATTTCTATTTG ATCCAAAGAAGAAAGCACAGCTAGATTGGGATAAACGCTTCAATATTATTGGAGGGATTGCTCATGGTCTTCTTTACCTTCACCGTGATTCTCGTTTAAGAGTTATTCATAGAGATCTCAAAGTCAGTAACATtctattagatgaaaacatgaacCCAAAGATATCAGACTTTGGAATGGCACGGATATTTGGTGGTGACCAAGCTATAGATAATACCAACAGGGTCGTTGGTACATT TGGTTACATGTCTCCGGAGTATATAACGAAAGGCACATTTTCGGAAAAGTCAGATGTCTTTAGTTTCGGAGTGTTGATACTAGAAATTGTTAGCAGTAAGAGTAATAACAGCTTTGATAACCCTGAACAACCCTTAGACAACCTTCTGCTTCAT ACTTGGAGACTCTGGAGTGAAGGAAAATGGTCAGAGGTTGTTGATGAGGGTTTGGGTGATTTATATTGTCCAATAGAAGTGATGAAATGTGTACATATTGGTCTGTTATGTGTTCAGAATGGTGCAATTAATAGGCCAACCATGGCTGAAGTGGATTTCATGCTCACCGGTGAAACTGATCGTCCAATTCCCAAAGAACCTCCATATACTTTCACAACATCATCAGATAAGCCAGGATCCTCAAATAACAATGTCACTTTAAGTTCGATTGAAGGTCGATAG
- the LOC113310475 gene encoding G-type lectin S-receptor-like serine/threonine-protein kinase At1g11410 isoform X3 has protein sequence MDFTGRVQQLTWSQTTQRWDLFWSVPKRPCEAFGNCGPFGYCNQDTWSCECLPGFVPRSPPDWSLQDSTGGCVRSTPLKCRSKDSFSPVPVSNLPIPRFDQRMLTAEICKSACEDTCSCYAYAFDYGCELWEDGDIINLINITSSRTPQLFYLRRAATKIYSLSPVSSSLEPVSTFEVRKSIVWKIVVPVFLLVGVSGYIYLFKRNKANKRGSLKGLHGVLTDLLKFNPTYNGVPIANMFDDGKTKGETQDLQIFNLACLANATNNFSLKNKLGEGGFGPVYKGKLPNEKEIAVKRLSKSSGQGIEEFKNEVLLISKLQHRNLVKLLGCCVEGEEYMLIYEYMSKGSLDAFLFDPKKKAQLDWDKRFNIIGGIAHGLLYLHRDSRLRVIHRDLKVSNILLDENMNPKISDFGMARIFGGDQAIDNTNRVVGTFGYMSPEYITKGTFSEKSDVFSFGVLILEIVSSKSNNSFDNPEQPLDNLLLHTWRLWSEGKWSEVVDEGLGDLYCPIEVMKCVHIGLLCVQNGAINRPTMAEVDFMLTGETDRPIPKEPPYTFTTSSDKPGSSNNNVTLSSIEGR, from the exons ATGGATTTTACTGGACGAGTCCAGCAACTTACATGGTCACAGACAACGCAAAGGTGGGATTTGTTTTGGTCTGTACCCAAACGACCATGTGAGGCTTTTGGTAATTGTGGACCTTTTGGCTACTGCAACCAGGATACTTGGAGTTGTGAGTGTTTACCGGGTTTCGTCCCACGATCTCCTCCGGATTGGAGTCTCCAGGATTCAACTGGCGGGTGTGTTAGGAGCACGCCGTTGAAATGTAGGAGTAAAGATAGTTTCTCACCAGTGCCAGTATCAAATTTGCCTATCCCCCGGTTTGATCAACGAATGCTTACCGCTGAAATATGCAAGTCAGCTTGCGAGGATACATGTTCTTGTTATGCTTACGCTTTTGACTATGGGTGTGAATTGTGGGAGGATGGAGATATAATAAATTTAATTAATATTACATCATCTCGCACTCCACAACTTTTCTATCTCAGACGTGCAGCTACCAAAATCTACAGTCTCTCACCTGTCTCTAGCAGCCTCGAACCCGTTTCTACTTTTGAAG TCAGAAAGTCGATAGTTTGGAAGATCGTCGTACCTGTTTTCCTTTTGGTGGGAGTCTCAGGATACATTTATCTGTTCAAGAGAAATAAGGCTAATAAAAGAg GAAGTTTGAAAGGACTCCACGGCGTGCTGACTGATTTGTTGAAATTCAATCCTACATACAACGGCGTTCCAATTGCAAACATGTTTGATGATGGTAAAACAAAAGGAGAAACACAAGACTTGCAAATATTTAACCTTGCTTGTTTAGCCAATGCTACAAACAACTTTAGCTTGAAAAATAAGTTGGGAGAAGGAGGTTTTGGACCAGTTTACAAG GGTAAACTACCAAACGAGAAGGAAATAGCAGTGAAAAGATTGTCTAAAAGCTCTGGGCAGGGGATTGAAGAGTTCAAGAATGAAGTTTTGTTGATCTCAAAACTTCAACACCGTAACCTTGTAAAATTGTTGGGTTGCTGCGTTGAAGGAGAAGAATACATGTTAATATATGAGTACATGTCCAAGGGAAGCCTGGATGCATTTCTATTTG ATCCAAAGAAGAAAGCACAGCTAGATTGGGATAAACGCTTCAATATTATTGGAGGGATTGCTCATGGTCTTCTTTACCTTCACCGTGATTCTCGTTTAAGAGTTATTCATAGAGATCTCAAAGTCAGTAACATtctattagatgaaaacatgaacCCAAAGATATCAGACTTTGGAATGGCACGGATATTTGGTGGTGACCAAGCTATAGATAATACCAACAGGGTCGTTGGTACATT TGGTTACATGTCTCCGGAGTATATAACGAAAGGCACATTTTCGGAAAAGTCAGATGTCTTTAGTTTCGGAGTGTTGATACTAGAAATTGTTAGCAGTAAGAGTAATAACAGCTTTGATAACCCTGAACAACCCTTAGACAACCTTCTGCTTCAT ACTTGGAGACTCTGGAGTGAAGGAAAATGGTCAGAGGTTGTTGATGAGGGTTTGGGTGATTTATATTGTCCAATAGAAGTGATGAAATGTGTACATATTGGTCTGTTATGTGTTCAGAATGGTGCAATTAATAGGCCAACCATGGCTGAAGTGGATTTCATGCTCACCGGTGAAACTGATCGTCCAATTCCCAAAGAACCTCCATATACTTTCACAACATCATCAGATAAGCCAGGATCCTCAAATAACAATGTCACTTTAAGTTCGATTGAAGGTCGATAG